DNA sequence from the Tissierella sp. MB52-C2 genome:
GTAGATTTCCATATAGATAAAGGTGAAATAGTAAGTCTAATAGGACCAAATGGAGCGGGAAAAACTACTTTTTTCAATGCTATTACTGGAATATATGAGCCAACAGCAGGGGAAGTTGCATTTTTAGGAGAAAAGGTAAAGAAGTCTAAACCTTATGAAATAACAAAAATGGGTATAGGCAGAACGTTTCAAAATATAAGACTCTTTAGCACTATGACAGTTCTTGAAAATGTAATGGTAGGTCAATATTGTAGAACATCTTCAAATCTGCTGGCTACTATATTGAAATCTCCTAAACTTATAAAAGAGGAGAAAGAAGTTGAAGAGAAAGTAATGGATATTTTAGAATTCTTAGAGCTGACTCATTTGAAAGATGAAATAGCTGTAAGCCTTCCCTATGGTTATCAAAGAAGAGTAGAGATCGCCCGAGCGTTGGCGACAGAGCCTAAGCTAATCTTACTTGATGAACCGGCAGCAGGTATGAACTCAGGTGAAAAAGTTGAAATGACAAACCTTATAAAGAAAATTAGAGATAGAGGAAATACTATTTTAGTTATAGAACATGATATGAAACTTGTAATGGGTATATCCGATAGAATCTCTGTACTAGAATATGGAAATAAAATAGCAGAAGGATTACCACATGAAATACAAAGTAATGATAGAGTAATCGAAGCTTATCTAGGTAAAGGAGGTGCTAAGTAATGTTAAAGGTTGAAGATTTAAACGTATATTATGGTGGGATACATGCCTTACAAGGATTAAACTTTGAAATAAAAAAGGGAGAAATAATTACTTTAATTGGAAGTAATGGTGCAGGAAAGACCAGCACCCTAAGAGCCATATCTAACCTAATAAAGTCTCAAGGTAGTATAAAATATAAAGATGAAGAAATAAGTAATTTAAGTGCAGAAAAAATAGTAGCTAAAAAACTTATTCATGTTCCAGAGGGAAGAAGAATATTTACTGCCCTAACAGTAGAAGAAAACCTTTTAATGGGTGCTTATTTAAGAAATGATAAGGACAAAATAAAGGAAGACCTTGAGTTTGTATATAATATGTTCCCTAGATTAAGAGAAAGAACAAAACAATATGGTGGAACTCTAAGTGGTGGAGAACAGCAGATGTTAGCTATTGGAAGAGCATTGCTATCAGCTCCGGAACTACTAATGCTAGATGAACCTTCCATGGGATTAGCACCAATAGTTATTGAAGAGATATTTGAATCTATCAAAGAAATAAATCAAAAAACAGGACTAACATTTTTATTTGTGGAGCAAAATGCTAATGTTGCATTACAAACAGCAGATAGAGGCTATGTAATAGAAACAGGAAAAATTCTATTTACAGGAGATGCTAAGGATTTATTACATGATGACAGAGTAAGAAAAGCTTATTTAGGTGAAGCATAGAAAAGGCGACCATAGTCGCCTTTTTAAAATTTATTATAATGTATTTTGGCATAAGGAAGAGCTTCGTTATTATGAGGACTTTTTTCTTCTGAAGGATAACCTAGGGAAATCATACATTCAACATTATATTTTTCAGGAATATTTAATACATTTTTTACATAATCCTCTACACTTTCATCTTGCGGAGTAAGTCGATTTCTTACTTGAATCCAACAAGAACCAATACCTAAGGACTCTGCCATTAGTTGAATAACAGTAGCTATAATGGAGGAATCCTCTATCCAAATCTCACTAATTTGAGAGTCAGCAGCTATAACAATTGCTAAAGGTGCATTTTTTATAGGAGCTGAAGCATGACCTCTTGAGTCACCTAGTTTTGTTAAGTTCTCCTTATTGTCAACTACTATAAGTTCCCAAGGTCTTCTATTCTTAGAAGAAGGAGAGGTGAGCGCTCCTTGCAAAATTTTATCTAGTGCTTCTTTTTCTATTTCTCTATCCTCATATTTTCTAATACTTCTTCTTTTCATAAGTAAATCTAACATGGTATCACTCCTTATTTTGGTATTGTAAGAATATTATAACATAGATTATTTATAACGAATAGGAAAGTTCTACTTTGGTATTTTTCTAATTAAGAACTCAATCTGACCTAAACAAGTTTCAAAAAACACTTCCTTTATTATGTTTTTTTAGAAGTCTTTTTTATAATATGGTATTATAGGGTATAAGATAAAGATACATATAAGTATAAATAGATATATAAGGAGAAAATATGGAAATTAAAAGATGCCCTTGGGCAAAAAAAGATATAGATATTGAATATCATGATAATGAATGGGGAAAAGCTGTTCATGATGATAATAAATTATTTGAAATGATTATATTGGAAGGTATGCAGGCAGGACTCAGTTGGAATACAATTCTGAACAAGAGAGAGGATATGAGATTAGCCTTTGACAACTTTAATCCTGAAATAATCGCTAAATATGATATAGCGAAAAAGGAACAATTATTACTCAACCCAAATATTATTCGCAATAAAGCTAAGATAAATGCATTAGTTACCAATGCACAAGCATTCTTACGCATTCAGGAAGATTATGGCTCTTTTGATAGTTATATTTGGAGATTTGTTGATGACCAGCCAATAATAAATTCATGGACAGAAATATCTCAGGTGCCTATAAGTACAGAGATTTCTGATGCTATAAGTAAGGATTTATATGCTCGTGGATTTAAGTTTGTGGGTTCAATAATCTGCTATTCTTTTATGCAGGCCATAGGCATGGTTAATGATCATATGGTATGGTGTGAACAATATAAAATGAATTTGGGTTAGAAGAAGGAAGCAAAATACCTTATCAATAGATAGGATGCTTGTCAGAGGATTGGAAATGTCCTATAGTCTATATAAATTAATAAACTACCTAATTTAGGTAGTTTATTAATTTATTGATATTATTCGAAGTCTTTAGCAAATTCTTCTAATGAATTCTTTAATAAGGTTACAGTATAAGCAAGGGATGGACCGCCACCAAATGCAATTGCAACCATTGCAGCTTCCATTATTTCTTCCTTAGTTAAACCTGTTTTTAAAGCGTTGTAAGCATGTCCAACTATGCAATATTCACATCTACTATATACGGAAATACCAATAGCTACTAATTCTTTTTTCTTTAAATCAATAGTACCATCTTTAAATACAGTATTTGTAAAGTTGCCAAAGGCAGACAATTGTTCTGGATTTGTTGTTGCAACACTTGACATACCATTATTGAAATCAGCTAAATATTCTCTAGGACTTTTCATCTTAAATTCCTCCAATTTAAATTTATAAATATATAAAACAAAAGTTATAATCTACAAATTAATTATACTAGAGTTTAAAATAGCTGACTAATAGAAAAAAATAATAAGCTGACATATAGAATAGAATAAATTTATAGAAGAAATTTAAAAAATCATGTAAAATATATATATGGACATAAAACAATAATTTAGCGGAGGTAGCAACATGAAATATTCAATAGAAGGAGATTATCCAGTACTTAGATGTGTACTTAATAGAGGAGAAACTATAAAAACTAGTGCAGGGGCTATGTCTTGGATGACAGATGGGTTTGATATTGAAACTGCATCAGGTGGTATCATGAAAGGTATAGCTAGAATGTTTTCTGGAGAGAGCATGTTTTTTAATCTTTATACGGCAAAAACTGATAATCAAGAAATTGTATTTGCTTCATCATTGCCAGGAACAATAAGACATATAAAAATGGAAGGTCAAACTTTAATAGGACAGAAATCAGCATATCTAGCTTCAGAAACTAGTGTTGAATTCCAGACTGTATTTACTAAAAAGTTTTCCTCAGGTTTGCTAGGAGGAGAAGGATTTATTTTACAAAGATTTTCAGGATATGGAGATTTATTCCTAGAAGCAGATGGATCTTTAACTGAATACAACTTAAACCCAGGTGAAGCAATGCTAGTAGATCAAGGACATGTATTCTTATTTGAAGAAAGTGTAAAGTATGAAATAGAAACAATTAAGGGAATGAAAAATGTTTTATTTGGAGGGGAAGGATTATTTCTTGTAAGATTAATAGGTCCCGGTAAAGTAGTTCTCCAATCAATGCCTATATCAAATTTAGCTGCAAGGATAGTGCCATTTGTACCTTCAAAGGGATAACAGAGGATGGCTTAGCCCATCCTTTTTAATATTTCATTAGTAACCTTTTAAGGTATTCCAATAGATTACACTATTATTTCTCCTATATTCCCATCTAATCTAGAGGGAATGTCAACTGAAAGAATATTATTTGAATAAACGTTGATTAAAGAAATCACTTCTCTAAATATACCTTCAATTTTTCGTGTTAATCCAATTCCAAATATTGAATCTATAATAAGCTCCTAAGATCTTTGATTTTTTCCAGATAGTGAAGTTAAAGCACCTTGTAATATCTTGTCCTATACTTCTTTTTCTATTTACTGATCCTTATATTTTCTAATGCTTCTTCTTTTCATAAATAAATCTAACATTAAATTTTATCCTAGTTTAATTTTATAAATATATTATATTATAGCTAATTTTAAAAAAGAGAATCTTACTCCTTATATCAATTTTTATATCTGTTTTACTGAATAATGACTTGGTTCTCACTATAGATATAATCTATGTGTAAAGGAAGCCATATAGCTATTTACAATTTGACTTGGATTAATAAATACAATAAAATTGTATCGGTAATTTGAAATATTAGTACCATATAGTTGCATTGGGAGGGTTGATTATGCATGACATTACAGTTGAAAATATTAGGTTTTCATATGGCAAGGAACCTATTCTTGAAAATATAAATATGAAAATAGAAGCCGGAGACTTTGTTTGTCTGTTAGGTCAATCTGGTTGCGGTAAAAGCACTTTTCTTAGATTGATGGCAGGATTATCAGAACCCGATTTAGGTACTATTTATATTGGAGACAAGCCATTACAAGGGGCAAGTCTGGATAGGGGTGTAGTTTTTCAAGATTATAGTTTATTTCCATGGCTAACTACAGGAAAAAATATTGTGCTTTCTTTACAGCAAAAGTTTAAGAATGATAGTAAGAAGGAATTAAAAAAACGTGCTCTCTATTATTTGAAAAAGGTAGGATTGGAAGGATCTGCATTTGATAAATATCCAAATGAACTTTCTGGAGGTATGCGTCAACGTTCTGCTATATGTAGATCCTTTGCCTTAGATCCTCCAATCTTACTTATGGACGAACCCTTTGGTGCTTTAGATGCCGTTACCCGTGCTAAATTACAGGACTTGGTATTAGATCTTTGGCGGAAGGACAAGGAGAACAGAAAAACTGTTTTATTTGTTACCCATGATGTTGATGAAGCCTTACTTCTATCTACAAAAATATTTGTTTTCGGTTCAAGTCCTAGCAAAATCATTTACACACATTCCTTTAAGGAAGGAGAAAAAATTGACCGAGACTCTTTGTTTAAAAATAAGGAAATCTTAGAATTACGAAACAGGCTTATCCACATTATAAATAAAGATATCGAAGAGAAATTAACTGAAGGGAGATCATAAGATGGGACAGAGGAAAATACGTTTTATTACATTAACACTTGCTATACTTATATTAGCAGGAGTTTTGGCTGGCTGCGGCAGTAGAGGAAAAGATATAGGAGAAGATGATACACAAGTATCAGAAACACTTGGAGAAAAAGAGTTGAGCAAGATAAAAGTTGCTTATAATCCTGGAACAGGAAATATCTTAGGATTTATTGCTATTGATAAGGGTATTGCTGCAGAGGAAGGCATTGAAATGGAGCTTGTTCCATTTTCTAACTCAACAGATGCATTAACAGCTCTACAATCAAAAAAGATTGATATGGCTGTTTCCTTTGGAACTGCTGCACCTCTTACATATGTTACAAATGGTGCAGATTTTACAATATTTGGAGGATATTTATCTGGAGGTATGCCTGTTTATGCCGTATCTGATTTAGAGTATAAGGGATTAGAATCATTTGTAGGTAAAAAAGTTGCTACAGCAAGAATGTATACCCCTGATATAGTATGGCGTGGTGCTATGAAAGAAGCAGGCTATGATTTGGAAAATGATGTAACTATACTTGAATTTAAAAAGCCAAGTGAAGTATTGGAAGCTGTTAAATCTGGTAATGCAGATATTGGTATAGGTACAAACTCAACATATTTACAATCTCTTGAAGCAGGTCTTAAAACAATAGCTTGGAGTAATGAGTTCTGGGATCCAGTTCATGTATGTTGTCGACCAGTTGCAAATACAACATGGATTAATGAAAATAGAGATACTGTAAAAGCATTTTTACGTTCATATATACGTGCTGAGAAAGTATTAAATGAAGATCCTGAATATGCAGTTAAATTAAATATGGAGTACCTTGAACTAGACGAAGAAAATGCAAGAACTATGCTTCTTGAAACAAATCAAGTTTTTGATACAGATCCTAAGAGTAATGGAATCCGCTATATGTGGAATCGTTTAATTGATATGGAATACATTGATCCAGCTGATATAGATGTAAATGACCATATTAATATTGAAATATATAAAGAAGCTTTAGATGAACTTACAGCTGAAAATCCAGAGGAGTCATTCTATAAGGAACTTCAAGACAAATTTGTAAATTATAATTCTGAAGCTTTAGATTAGTTTTAAGAACTAGATATTATTATCTATAATAGGTGAGATTAAATGTTAAAAGACGAAAGAAATATTAAAAATTATATGGGAACTATTATAATTATAATTGCAGCATTTTTAATTTATACACTTGCTACTGATGTTTATAATATTCTTGACCCAGTATTATTTCCTGGTTTCTTAAAAATTGGGCCTAAATTTTATGATTCTATGCCTAAATTATTGGAAAGCCTCATTAGTTCTTCAAAACTTCTGATACCGGGATATTTTGGTGCTGCTTTTTCTGGCATCTTATTAGGAATTTTAATAGGTACTAATCCAAGGCTGAACAAGACTCTAAAGCCAATCATATTTGCTCTTAATCCAATTCCACCATCTATGATGACTCCATATCTTATTGCTATTATGCCAACATTTTATTTGTCATCTGTGGCAGTTATATTTATAGGATGCTTTTGGCCCTTTTTAAATGGTACTATAAATGGAATAGTTCTAATAGATCAAAAATATTTGGATAATGCTAAAGTATTAGAATTAAGGGGATATAAAAAGCTATTTAATGTGATCTTGCCTGCCGCTGCCCCATCTATTTTAGCTGGAGCAGGAACAGCTTTAAACTTTGCATTTATTTTACTTGCAATAGCTGAAATGTTTGCAACGAATTCTGGACTTGGATATTTTATCCAATATTATGCAGATTTCTCAGATTATGCAAGGGTAATTGCTGGATTATTATTTATGGGATGCTTTATTGTCATCGTTATGCTTTTATTTGAGAAGTTAAAAAAGAGGATATTGTTTTGGACTCTTAACGAAAATAAATAAGAAATATAAGTGCGGCCACAGTGGATTTGTTCTACTGTGGCTACATTTAAAGGAAGGAGTTTAAGTATGAAAAAGATCAGAATAGGTTGTGGAGCAGGATGTTCCTTTGATAGACTGGAACCGGCAATAGAATTGGTGGAAAAGGGAGATATAGATTATATTGTATTTGAATGTCTTGCAGAAAGGACAATTGCAAATAATCAGCAACAAAAACTAAAGGATCCATCAAAGGGATATACTCCTATGCTTGAACCAAGAATGAGAGGGATTTTAAAGCAAGCAAAGGAAAATGAAGTAAAGATAGTTACTAATATGGGTGCGGCAAATCCTAGTGCCGCTGTTGATATTATATTAAAAGTCGCAAAAGAGTTGAATATTACTAATATTAAGGTTGCCATGGTTTCAGGAGATGATTTGACCCATAATTTAGAGAAGTACAAATCTATGGTCATGTGGCAAAGTACAAAAACTCTTGGTGAACTTGACGCTGAAATAATATCTGCAAACGTATATTTAGGAGCAGAAGCAATAAAAGAAGCACTTGATAATGGAGCGGATATTGTAATTACAGGACGTGTTGCAGATGTGGCATTATTTGTAGGACCTATGATGCATGAATTTGGCTGGACTGAAAATGATTTACATAAAATAGGACAAGCCACTTTACTAGGACATCTTTTAGAATGTGGAGGACAAGTTACAGGTGGATATTTTGCAGATCCAGGATATAAAGATGTGGAAAATCTTCATATTTTAGGCCATCCAATTGCTGAAATCGATGAAACTGGAGATTTTATAGTTACTAAGGTGAAGGGGTCAGGTGGAGAGGTATCTCCCCGTACATGTAAAGAGCAGTTGTTATATGAAATAACAGATCCAGCCTGCTATATTACTCCCAATGCCATGGTGGACTTTACTAATGTTAATTTTAAACAGGTTGAGAAGGATGTTGTACTTGTAACAGGAGCTGTGTCTAAAGGAGTGCCTGATACTTATAAAGTAAATATAGGATATTGTGATTGTTATATTGGAGAAGGGGAAGTAAGTTTTGGTGGTTTAAATTCACTTTCTCGTGCAAAATTGTGTGCCGATATAATTGAAAAACGATTAGAAATAGTAAAAGCAAATATAGATGAGTACAGAGTCGATTATATAGGTTATAACTCTTTGTATAAAACAAATATTTCAGATAGATTTGCACCGGAGGAACATAGCGAGATAAGACTTAGGATAAGTGGAAGAACAAAGACTTATGAAGATGCAATGCTTATATCCCAAGAATTAGATTATCTTTATACAAATGGGCCTGCAGGCTCTTCAGGAGTAGAATCTAGGGTGAGACAGGTATTATCCATTGGCGCAATGATTATTCCGAAGGAAGATATAGCTACTGATATAACTTATTGGGAGGTATAAAAATGAAACTTAAAGAAATAGCACATACTAGAACTGGAGATAAAGGCAATATGTCAAATATTGCAGTTATTCCTTATGATGAAAAGGACTATCCTATGCTTAAAGAGTTTTTAACTGCAGAAAAGGTAGAAGAATTCTTTTCTCAAATATGTTTTGGCGGAGTCAAAAGATATGAACTTGATAATATATGTGCATTTAACTTTGTACTTGAAGATTCTTTAGGCGGAGGTGTCACAAGAAGCCTTGCTGTTGATAAACATGGAAAATCTCTTGGGATGGCACTTTTAGAAATGGAAATAAAAGAATAGATATACAATTTAAAATAGGAATCCTTGGGAACTGATTATGTTATTGCATAGATGAATTTGAAAATGGGAATATTAGGATGGGATAAAATAAATAGTGAACAAATATTGTTGTTTTATTTATTATAACTAGAATATTATTATGTTCATATTAGTCATAAGATAACTTATATAATTAATTTTCAGAAACATTCAAGGAGGATATAGATATGTTGAGAGAGTATGTATTTGTTAATGAATTTACTAATGGAATATTAGATCCAAATAAAGAAATGTTAGGACCAGTAAAAGATGGTGGATTAATAGTTGCGAATACTGCACCAGGATGCTGGGGACCAATGATAACACCAGCACTAAGAGGAGGACATGAGGTAACAAAACCAGTATATGTTGAAAATGCAGAAGTAGGAGACGCTATTGCAATATATATTAAATCCGTTACAGTAACATCTACTGTAGCATCATCAGGTAATGAATCTACAGTTCCAGAAAACTTTGTAGGAGACCCCTTTGTTGCAGGAAGATGCCCAAAATGTGAAAGACTTTATCCAGAAACTAAACTAGTAGGTATTGGATATACAGCAGTACATTGTGCAAATTGTGGTGAGGAAATCGCACCTTT
Encoded proteins:
- a CDS encoding ABC transporter ATP-binding protein; the protein is MRILEAKGITMRFGGLTAVNNVDFHIDKGEIVSLIGPNGAGKTTFFNAITGIYEPTAGEVAFLGEKVKKSKPYEITKMGIGRTFQNIRLFSTMTVLENVMVGQYCRTSSNLLATILKSPKLIKEEKEVEEKVMDILEFLELTHLKDEIAVSLPYGYQRRVEIARALATEPKLILLDEPAAGMNSGEKVEMTNLIKKIRDRGNTILVIEHDMKLVMGISDRISVLEYGNKIAEGLPHEIQSNDRVIEAYLGKGGAK
- a CDS encoding ABC transporter ATP-binding protein, whose protein sequence is MLKVEDLNVYYGGIHALQGLNFEIKKGEIITLIGSNGAGKTSTLRAISNLIKSQGSIKYKDEEISNLSAEKIVAKKLIHVPEGRRIFTALTVEENLLMGAYLRNDKDKIKEDLEFVYNMFPRLRERTKQYGGTLSGGEQQMLAIGRALLSAPELLMLDEPSMGLAPIVIEEIFESIKEINQKTGLTFLFVEQNANVALQTADRGYVIETGKILFTGDAKDLLHDDRVRKAYLGEA
- a CDS encoding nitroreductase family protein gives rise to the protein MLDLLMKRRSIRKYEDREIEKEALDKILQGALTSPSSKNRRPWELIVVDNKENLTKLGDSRGHASAPIKNAPLAIVIAADSQISEIWIEDSSIIATVIQLMAESLGIGSCWIQVRNRLTPQDESVEDYVKNVLNIPEKYNVECMISLGYPSEEKSPHNNEALPYAKIHYNKF
- a CDS encoding DNA-3-methyladenine glycosylase I, which gives rise to MEIKRCPWAKKDIDIEYHDNEWGKAVHDDNKLFEMIILEGMQAGLSWNTILNKREDMRLAFDNFNPEIIAKYDIAKKEQLLLNPNIIRNKAKINALVTNAQAFLRIQEDYGSFDSYIWRFVDDQPIINSWTEISQVPISTEISDAISKDLYARGFKFVGSIICYSFMQAIGMVNDHMVWCEQYKMNLG
- a CDS encoding carboxymuconolactone decarboxylase family protein — protein: MKSPREYLADFNNGMSSVATTNPEQLSAFGNFTNTVFKDGTIDLKKKELVAIGISVYSRCEYCIVGHAYNALKTGLTKEEIMEAAMVAIAFGGGPSLAYTVTLLKNSLEEFAKDFE
- a CDS encoding TIGR00266 family protein translates to MKYSIEGDYPVLRCVLNRGETIKTSAGAMSWMTDGFDIETASGGIMKGIARMFSGESMFFNLYTAKTDNQEIVFASSLPGTIRHIKMEGQTLIGQKSAYLASETSVEFQTVFTKKFSSGLLGGEGFILQRFSGYGDLFLEADGSLTEYNLNPGEAMLVDQGHVFLFEESVKYEIETIKGMKNVLFGGEGLFLVRLIGPGKVVLQSMPISNLAARIVPFVPSKG
- a CDS encoding NAD(P)H-hydrate epimerase; translated protein: MIDSIFGIGLTRKIEGIFREVISLINVYSNNILSVDIPSRLDGNIGEIIV
- a CDS encoding ABC transporter ATP-binding protein; amino-acid sequence: MHDITVENIRFSYGKEPILENINMKIEAGDFVCLLGQSGCGKSTFLRLMAGLSEPDLGTIYIGDKPLQGASLDRGVVFQDYSLFPWLTTGKNIVLSLQQKFKNDSKKELKKRALYYLKKVGLEGSAFDKYPNELSGGMRQRSAICRSFALDPPILLMDEPFGALDAVTRAKLQDLVLDLWRKDKENRKTVLFVTHDVDEALLLSTKIFVFGSSPSKIIYTHSFKEGEKIDRDSLFKNKEILELRNRLIHIINKDIEEKLTEGRS
- a CDS encoding ABC transporter substrate-binding protein, which translates into the protein MGQRKIRFITLTLAILILAGVLAGCGSRGKDIGEDDTQVSETLGEKELSKIKVAYNPGTGNILGFIAIDKGIAAEEGIEMELVPFSNSTDALTALQSKKIDMAVSFGTAAPLTYVTNGADFTIFGGYLSGGMPVYAVSDLEYKGLESFVGKKVATARMYTPDIVWRGAMKEAGYDLENDVTILEFKKPSEVLEAVKSGNADIGIGTNSTYLQSLEAGLKTIAWSNEFWDPVHVCCRPVANTTWINENRDTVKAFLRSYIRAEKVLNEDPEYAVKLNMEYLELDEENARTMLLETNQVFDTDPKSNGIRYMWNRLIDMEYIDPADIDVNDHINIEIYKEALDELTAENPEESFYKELQDKFVNYNSEALD
- a CDS encoding ABC transporter permease subunit, producing the protein MLKDERNIKNYMGTIIIIIAAFLIYTLATDVYNILDPVLFPGFLKIGPKFYDSMPKLLESLISSSKLLIPGYFGAAFSGILLGILIGTNPRLNKTLKPIIFALNPIPPSMMTPYLIAIMPTFYLSSVAVIFIGCFWPFLNGTINGIVLIDQKYLDNAKVLELRGYKKLFNVILPAAAPSILAGAGTALNFAFILLAIAEMFATNSGLGYFIQYYADFSDYARVIAGLLFMGCFIVIVMLLFEKLKKRILFWTLNENK
- a CDS encoding acyclic terpene utilization AtuA family protein, producing MKKIRIGCGAGCSFDRLEPAIELVEKGDIDYIVFECLAERTIANNQQQKLKDPSKGYTPMLEPRMRGILKQAKENEVKIVTNMGAANPSAAVDIILKVAKELNITNIKVAMVSGDDLTHNLEKYKSMVMWQSTKTLGELDAEIISANVYLGAEAIKEALDNGADIVITGRVADVALFVGPMMHEFGWTENDLHKIGQATLLGHLLECGGQVTGGYFADPGYKDVENLHILGHPIAEIDETGDFIVTKVKGSGGEVSPRTCKEQLLYEITDPACYITPNAMVDFTNVNFKQVEKDVVLVTGAVSKGVPDTYKVNIGYCDCYIGEGEVSFGGLNSLSRAKLCADIIEKRLEIVKANIDEYRVDYIGYNSLYKTNISDRFAPEEHSEIRLRISGRTKTYEDAMLISQELDYLYTNGPAGSSGVESRVRQVLSIGAMIIPKEDIATDITYWEV